A genomic segment from Aspergillus puulaauensis MK2 DNA, chromosome 1, nearly complete sequence encodes:
- a CDS encoding Zn(II)2Cys6 transcription factor (COG:S;~EggNog:ENOG410QDYX;~InterPro:IPR036864,IPR021858,IPR001138;~PFAM:PF00172,PF11951;~TransMembrane:1 (i180-197o);~go_function: GO:0000981 - DNA-binding transcription factor activity, RNA polymerase II-specific [Evidence IEA];~go_function: GO:0008270 - zinc ion binding [Evidence IEA];~go_process: GO:0006355 - regulation of transcription, DNA-templated [Evidence IEA]) produces the protein MPSSQPNRQRAFTKRSRTGCRTCRVRHVKCDEAPGGCRNCKTNGWTCGGYEQNRLPRRAQIYLSTSSLTRSAPPATGFCWAMTADEKRCVSFFLHHTISSLTSYYDSSLWNKLVLQMCCEDSAVFHAVVALSAVNQDLERQGLPTSGVVATSSWRRYALEQSMRSFSLLSKRRTAHDPQLRQVVLVCCLLFVILELACGQFDEATTHLQSGLAIFKEMKVQRKIVGVSGGPVENSLLEAFLQLESQATFFGAVQPPLYIDHQLVHELRYEAYLYEFRSLEDVQQAFNPLANNTYPFLEQCSGKSEAEVAANYRLLQAKQQRLLSCLHQFGSNLTQYLQSFYHRLTQKEQRGAGVIQLFHQTAVLMVKTCLYSRNRPTPASVIAEYEDLLSKALAIIGKFPERPFMTVDSSINPTLYAIAARCPDYSLRLRAIDALRRWPHSEGYLHSIVIANFVVENMKLGLREIWHRVQSTNSDLPPHVSFERREKGHPIAHIRDISGNYHWILPLEPDRNVAEALLSIRSVRDWACIRASGLLSPKSTAHGQPPLTSR, from the exons ATGCCATCGTCTCAGCCCAACCGCCAGAGGGCTTTTACCAAACGGTCCCGCACTGGATGTCGAACATGTCG TGTTCGGCATGTCAAGTGCGACGAGGCCCCTGGGGGATGTCGTAACTGCAAGACCAACGGATGGACCTGCGGAGGATACGAACAGAACCGACTGCCCCGTCGCGCTCAGATATACTTATCAACGTCGTCATTGACACGATCTGCTCCTCCGGCAACCGGGTTCTGCTGGGCGATGACTGCCGACGAGAAACGATGCGtctcgttcttcctccatcatACCATTTCGAGTCTCACGAGCTACTACGACTCGTCGCTGTGGAATAAGCTGGTCCTCCAGATGTGCTGTGAAGACTCTGCTGTTTTCCATGCCGTCGTTGCCCTCAGTGCCGTCAATCAGGACCTTGAGAGGCAGGGCTTGCCAACGTCAGGCGTTGTTGCTACTAGCTCATGGCGTCGATACGCATTGGAACAATCCATGCGATCGTTTTCGCTACTTAGCAAACGGCGGACTGCTCATGACCCTCAATTGCGCCAAGTTGTGTTGGTTTGCTGCCTCTTGTTCGTAATACTGGAGTTGGCCTGCGGTCAGTTCGACGAAGCCACCACACATCTGCAAAGCGGCCTTGCGATTTTCAAGGAGATGAAGGTCCAACGCAAGATAGTGGGTGTCTCCGGAGGTCCTGTTGAGAACAGTCTTCTCGAGGCCTTTCTGCAGCTGGAGTCCCAGGCCACGTTCTTTGGCGCCGTGCAGCCGCCTCTTTATATTGACCACCAGCTCGTCCATGAGCTGCGATATGAAGCATATTTATATGAGTTTCGCAGCCTCGAAGATGTCCAACAAGCGTTCAACCCTCTTGCCAACAACACCTACCCCTTTTTAGAGCAGTGTTCTGGCAAATCCGAGGCCGAAGTTGCCGCCAACTACCGACTCCTGCAAGCCAAACAACAGCGACTCTTGTCGTGCCTCCATCAATTTGGCTCGAATCTGACGCAATACCTCCAGAGCTTCTACCATAGACTGACACAGAAAGAGCAGCGGGGTGCGGGCGTAATCCAACTGTTTCACCAGACAGCGGTGCTAATGGTCAAGACATGTCTGTATTCAAGGAACCGCCCCACGCCCGCGTCCGTTATTGCTGAATATGAAGACCTGCTGTCCAAGGCATTGGCAATCATCGGCAAGTTCCCAGAGCGACCATTTATGACGGTCGACAGCAGCATAAACCCGACACTGTACGCCATAGCCGCACGGTGTCCCGACTATTCACTTCGTTTGCGGGCAATCGATGCCCTTCGAAGATGGCCACACTCTGAGGGATATCTGCATTCGATCGTCATTGCTAACTTTGTTGTCGAGAATATGAAGCTTGGACTGCGCGAGATATGGCATAGGGTACAGTCCACCAACTCTGATCTCCCTCCACATGTGTCCTTTGAAAGGCGCGAGAAAGGCCACCCGATTGCACATATTCGCGATATTAGTGGCAATTACCACTGGATCCTCCCTCTTGAACCCGACCGAAACGTAGCTGAGGCGCTGCTGTCCATTCGGTCTGTTCGAGATTGGGCCTGCATTCGCGCATCGGGCCTTCTTTCTCCCAAATCAACTGCACATGGTCAACCCCCTTTAACCTCCCGTTGA
- a CDS encoding GPI anchored serine-threonine rich family protein (COG:S;~EggNog:ENOG410PYSY;~InterPro:IPR018466;~PFAM:PF10342;~SECRETED:SignalP(1-19);~TransMembrane:1 (n4-15c19/20o160-180i)) encodes MASSLFLVLAVLLLLKVAAIELIDPPDGYEFTVGEPTTIKWKPVDSNGTVTLEFMWGAAIASDDGDVIASEIPDSGRFTWTPPDDVEDFDNYTICIYPDQPPQNFDCLPIFSIDGAGNSTSEASSSATPSSSPTSTPEPTPSDDSDPTDTSDGLPTAAKAGIGIGIGVGVVVVVVFGFCWMRRRKQTGPGDQSIPLASHPNPSMTKNAHGSTMELHSEASRPDTNELAGQSVGELHCMQQYPNELSGTGLRELDGDMRRAHARPPIELPTMERRFV; translated from the exons ATGGCCTCCAGTCTCTTCCTGGTGCTTGCGGTGCTGCTACTACTGAAAGTAGCTGCGATTGAACTTATCGACCCTCCTGATGGCTATGAATTCACGGTTGGTGAGCCGACGACAATCAAATGGAAGCCGGTTGATTCAAACGGAACGGTGACTCTGGAGTTTATGTGGGGAGCAGCCATTGCCTctgacgatggcgatgttaTAGCAT CCGAAATCCCGGATTCAGGACGGTTTACGTGGACTCCGCCGGACGATGTCGAGGATTTCGATAACTACACTATCTGTATATACCCGGATCAGCCGCCTCAGAACTTCGACTGTCTTCCTATCTTCTCGATTGATGGAGCAGGCAATTCCACGTCCGaggcttcctcttcggccACCCCCTCGAGCTCTCCTACCAGCACGCCCGAGCCTACACCCAGCGATGATTCAGATCCTACTGATACGAGTGACGGTCTTCCAACAGCAGCCAAGGCTGGTATCGGTATTGGCATCGgagtcggtgttgttgtggtggtggtctttGGCTTTTGCTGGATGAGGCGTCGGAAACAGACTGGACCAGGAGATCAGTCCATTCCCCTTGCCTCGCATCCTAATCCAAGCATGACCAAGAATGCGCATGGATCGACAATGGAGCTGCATTCCGAGGCGTCACGCCCAGATACAAATGAGTTGGCGGGTCAAAGTGTTGGTGAGCTCCATTGTATGCAGCAGTATCCGAACGAGCTCTCAGGAACCGGGCTGCGCGAGTTGGACGGTGATATGAGGCGCGCACATGCGAGACCTCCAATCGAGCTTCCAACTATGGAACGAAGGTTTGTATAA
- a CDS encoding uncharacterized protein (COG:G;~EggNog:ENOG410QDHW;~InterPro:IPR011701,IPR036259;~PFAM:PF07690;~TransMembrane:12 (i57-74o98-120i132-152o158-178i190-209o221-243i296-313o333-351i363-381o387-407i419-441o453-474i);~go_function: GO:0022857 - transmembrane transporter activity [Evidence IEA];~go_process: GO:0055085 - transmembrane transport [Evidence IEA]): MPATDNKTTFNDEEPKAALEALEDVSEADRLLVHFPILQDKSPEELEQLNKAVLHKLDWYFLPCVTMMLLMSYLDRINVSNARLAGMQDDLQMSDTTWSAGISLFYVGYIISQVPANVIIAKGKPSVLMPSIMLAWSAVTICMPALTTGWGFCLCRFLVGFTEGPFVPAVSLLTSSWYTKKESPLRMGIWHAGNIISNVFSGLLAAAILTNMDGIAKLRAWQWFILLEGIVSIIVALLGFRFLPNFPDNTSRRWFSEEEEAMAQYRQAVSAGGILEGGEGEGGYWGGVIMAAKDPFTWLFAGIHFSLIIAQSFKDFFPSIVETLGFSKVVTYLVQAPPYVIAYFATLAISWSSGRFGEHCWHIIVPILVALVGSVLMISTLNLGARYFSLILLCTGPFVGLNIQISWETTVVPRPRTKRAALVAIANCVSSVSHWFTPYFFLRSQEPRYQTGGGIIIAGCALSAMFCLAARWWCIRKNKQLDEAEAASGNVSEWRYIT, translated from the exons ATGCCGGCTACAGATAACAAAACAACCTTCAACGATGAAGAGCCCAAGGCAGCACTTGAAGCCCTGGAGGATGTATCAGAGGCAGACCGGCTGCTGGTACATTTCCCAATCCTACAGGACAAGTCGCCAGAGGAGTTGGAACAATTGAACAAAGCAGTCCTTCACAAACTGGACTGGTATTTCCTTCCCTGCGTCACGATGATGCTCCTGATGAG CTACCTTGACCGTATTAACGTCTCGAATGCCCGTCTTGCCGGCATGCAGGACGACCTGCAGATGTCAGACACCACTTGGTCTGCTGGCATATCTCTGTTTTATGTTGGCTACATTATCTCGCAAGTGCCGGCTAATGTTATCATCGCCAAGGGCAAACCGAGCGTCCTGATGCCCTCGATTATGCTGGCGTGGTCTGCAGTGACGATCTGCATGCCTGCACTCACAACTGGCTGGGGCTTCTGTCTCTGCCGGTTCTTGGTTGGATTCACAGAGGGCCCGTTTGTCCCGGCAGTCTCTCTTCTCACGTCGTCGTGGTATACAAAGAAGGAGTCACCGCTCCGTATGGGGATTTGGCACGCAGGGAATATCATTTCTAATGTTTTCTCGGGCCTTCTCGCCGCGGCGATCCTCACAAACATGGATGGCATCGCAAAGCTCCGTGCCTGGCAGTGGTTCATCCTGCTTGAAGGCATCGTGAGTATCATCGTTGCTCTGCTCGGCTTTCGGTTCCTGCCCAACTTCCCGGACAACACCAGCAGAAGATGGTtctctgaagaagaggaggcgatGGCACAATACCGACAGGCTGTCTCTGCCGGTGGGATtctcgaaggaggagagggagaaggaggctatTGGGGTGGAGTGATAATGGCAGCCAAAGATCCGTTTACATGGCTGTTCGCGGGGATTCACTTTTCATTGATCATTGCCCAGTCTTTCAAGGACTTCTTTCCATCG ATTGTCGAGACGCTTGGTTTCAGCAAGGTCGTGACATACCTTGTGCAGGCTCCGCCATATGTTATTGCTTATTTCGCTACTCTCGCCATCTCCTGGTCGTCAGGGCGATTCGGCGAGCATTGTTGGCATATTATAGTGCCAATTCTGGTCGCCCTGGTCGGTTCAGTGCTCATGATCTCAACCCTGAACCTGGGAGCCCGGTATTTCAGTCTGATCCTGCTCTGCACTGGACCTTTTGTAGGGCTGAAT ATACAAATCTCTTGGGAAACCACAGTCGTGCCGCGGCCCCGAACAAAGAGAGCTGCGTTGGTTGCTATAGCCAACTGTGTCTCTTCGGTCTCGCACTGGTTCACGCCGTACTTCTTCCTTCGATCTCAGGAGCCGCGATACCAGACTGGTGGCGGAATCATCATTGCCGGGTGTGCACTGTCGGCCATGTTTTGTCTTGCAGCCCGTTGGTGGTGCATTAGGAAGAACAAGCAgttggatgaagctgaggCAGCCAGTGGAAACGTGTCTGAATGGAGATATATTACTTAG